One region of Quercus lobata isolate SW786 chromosome 2, ValleyOak3.0 Primary Assembly, whole genome shotgun sequence genomic DNA includes:
- the LOC115975479 gene encoding glucuronoxylan 4-O-methyltransferase 3-like has translation MKSKTPFSINLKLILLCFFFLLLLILVTRSSFSSSQQPISETHLSNSTSTTQGPQSSTATPCPSLPLSQTCTKTPPSLANALIHYATTNITPQQTFKEISVSARILAKKSPCNFLVFGLGHDSLMWTSLNHGGRTVFLEEDKSWIEQILERLPTLESYHVEYDTKVHQADQLIKIGMEENCKVVSDPRFSRCQLALKGFPSEVYDIEWDLIMVDAPTGYHDNAPGRMSAIYTAGLMARNREEGETDVFVHDVDRVVEDKFSNAFLCEGYLTEQEGRIRHFTIPSHRALLGRPFCP, from the coding sequence ATGAAGTCTAAAACTCCATTCTCAATCAACCTCAAGCTCATCCTTCTCtgctttttctttctcttgcttCTCATCTTAGTAACAAGATCAAGTTTTTCGTCTTCCCAGCAACCAATCTCAGAAACCCATCTCTCAAACTCAACAAGCACCACTCAAGGACCACAATCATCAACAGCAACACCATGTCCATCCCTACCCTTATCACAAACTTGCACCAAAACCCCACCTTCCCTAGCCAATGCTCTCATCCACTATGCAACAACCAACATAACCCCACAACAAACCTTCAAAGAAATCTCAGTTTCAGCAAGAATCCTAGCCAAAAAATCACCATGTAACTTCCTAGTCTTTGGCCTAGGCCATGACAGTCTCATGTGGACCTCACTCAACCATGGTGGCCGCACGGTTTTCCTAGAAGAAGACAAGTCATGGATCGAGCAAATCCTTGAACGTTTGCCCACATTAGAGTCATACCATGTTGAGTATGACACCAAGGTTCACCAAGCTGACCAGCTCATCAAGATTGGAATGGAAGAAAACTGCAAAGTTGTGAGTGATCCAAGATTCTCAAGGTGCCAACTTGCACTCAAAGGCTTTCCAAGTGAAGTGTATGACATAGAATGGGACTTGATCATGGTGGATGCACCTACTGGGTACCATGATAATGCCCCCGGAAGAATGAGTGCTATATACACAGCTGGATTGATGGCTAGGAATAGAGAGGAGGGTGAGACTGATGTGTTTGTGCATGATGTTGATAGAGTTGTGGAGGACAAGTTCTCTAATGCTTTCCTTTGTGAAGGGTATTTGACAGAACAAGAAGGGAGAATAAGGCACTTCACTATCCCAAGTCACAGGGCTCTCCTTGGTAGACCCTTTTGTCCATAG
- the LOC115975480 gene encoding uncharacterized protein LOC115975480: MYRPSSSHLSLSKLKSFFRLRHPFHRSLIPTSSSSSSSSFHSLVSDSPTSNSHLLPHPTRLISQTHFTGTHLNLLRKYSSESVDHNKEVDTINLKFAEAREEIEMAMESKETVYFNEEAECARAAVKEVLDRFEGLLAKLPESQRAALQRSMGLKIEQLKAELQQLNE, encoded by the coding sequence atgtaTCGACCATCTTCATCACATCTTTCTCTGTCTAAATTGAAATCGTTTTTCAGACTCAGACACCCTTTTCATCGATCTCTAATACCcacttcttcatcttcatcttcatcttccttcCACTCACTCGTTTCAGACTCACCCACCTCAAATTCCCATCTTTTGCCTCATCCAACTCGCTTAATCTCACAAACCCACTTCACTGGAACTCACCTGAACCTCCTCAGGAAATACAGTTCTGAGTCGGTGGACCACAACAAAGAGGTGGACACTATCAACCTCAAGTTTGCTGAAGCCAGAGAGGAGATAGAGATGGCTATGGAGTCCAAAGAGACTGTGTATTTCAATGAGGAGGCAGAGTGTGCTCGGGCTGCTGTCAAGGAAGTCCTAGACAGGTTTGAAGGCCTATTGGCCAAGTTGCCAGAGAGTCAGAGAGCTGCGTTGCAGAGGTCTATGGGGCTTAAGATTGAGCAGTTGAAGGCTGAGCTTCAACAGTTGAATGAGTAA
- the LOC115978174 gene encoding cytochrome P450 87A3-like, with protein sequence MWSVWLSVISLLNVISTHWVYRWRNPKCNGKLPPGSMGIPLIGETLDFLVSNNSLDTPPFIKKRMMKFGPIFRTSLAGRPMVVSSDPKFNYYVFQQGKLVEQWYMDSFAKLLGQDVTRVSSHRNIHKYLRNSILNHVGPEALKNKLLPHLEDAISQKLQGWSKLPSLEVKKSLAVNRQKVVNLITKIYEERKRNPEIGKGDFLDQILMDMKTETFLTDKFIIYVMFGLLLASFETISSTLTLAIKLLSDKPKVVKELTVSDTKRSQIFLK encoded by the exons ATGTGGTCTGTTTGGCTTTCTGTTATTAGCTTGCTTAATGTGATTTCCACGCATTGGGTTTATAGGTGGAGGAATCCTAAATGTAACGGAAAATTACCTCCTGGTTCTATGGGTATCCCACTTATTGGGGAGACCCTTGATTTTCTAGTGTCAAACAACTCACTGGACACCCCACCTTTTATCAAGAAAAGGATGATGAA ATTTGGGCCAATATTTCGAACAAGTTTGGCAGGACGGCCAATGGTGGTATCATCTGATCCTAAATTCAATTATTATGTTTTTCAACAAGGAAAATTGGTTGAACAGTGGTATATGGACTCCTTTGCCAAGCTTCTTGGCCAAGATGTAACAAGAGTTAGTAGCCATAGAAATATTCATAAGTACCTTCGGAACTCAATCTTGAATCATGTTGGTCCTGAGGCTCTCAAGAACAAGTTGTTACCTCACTTAGAGGATGCGATAAGTCAAAAATTGCAAGGTTGGTCTAAGCTACCCAGTTTGGAAGTGAAGAAAAGCCTTGCAGTT AATCGACAGAAGGTGGTAAACTTGATAACTAAAATATATGAGGAGAGAAAGCGTAATCCCGAAATTGGCAAAGGAGATTTTCTTGATCAAATTTTGATGGACATGAAAACTGAAACATTCTTGACAGATAAATTCATAATCTATGTGATGTTTGGGCTTCTCCTTGCCAGCTTTGAGACTATATCCTCAACTCTTACATTAGCTATTAAGTTACTTAGCGACAAGCCAAAAGTGGTGAAAGAATTGACGGTTAGTGATACAAAGAGGAgccaaattttcttgaaatag